The sequence ATAATTAGAATATTTAAGTTTTGTAAAGATTTAACTGTATCTGAAAAATCATCTGTGAAATCCAAAGCCCGTTTTGCCAAGTAACAACCCTCTCACCTGTCGGTATCCAATAGCCTTTGAGGTATGTTCGACCAAAAATTTTTTCTCTTACTTGACTAAATATGGCATAAACGCCATTACTTGAATCCTGCAAACCAATACTCTGAATCGTAATAGCAACTTTAGCCGTAACCCTTACGCCAATTTTTTGGGAGCTTTGCAGTTCATCAAACTCCGATCCGTCATAACT comes from Chloroherpetonaceae bacterium and encodes:
- a CDS encoding Gp37 family protein, translating into MWDGDPVSLLNDIVSALTGLNYEIILFPDANDYTLSHPSGALLLSYDGSEFDELQSSQKIGVRVTAKVAITIQSIGLQDSSNGVYAIFSQVREKIFGRTYLKGYWIPTGERVVTWQNGLWISQMIFQIQLNLYKT